One segment of Panicum virgatum strain AP13 chromosome 3K, P.virgatum_v5, whole genome shotgun sequence DNA contains the following:
- the LOC120698606 gene encoding uncharacterized protein LOC120698606, with product MGSSGGSSEHFLRQLSSSDGGGGAALQQEWECGGGSSRRGSRRWSRKKARARGHRRGGGGGFCRAEEAAAAAGRKRVMVVVDQSSGAKHAMMWALTHVASKGDFLTLLHVLPPQSASGGGADASALANSLGALCKACKPEVEVEALVIQGPKLSTVLSQVKKLEASVLVLSQRKPSPFCCFMRSSGEAFVEECISRAECLTLAVRRQSKGVGGYLISTRWQKNFWLLA from the exons ATGGGGAGCAGCGGTGGCAGCAGCGAGCACTTCCTGCGGCAGCTGAGctccagcgacggcggcggcggcgccgcgctgcAGCAGGAGTgggagtgcggcggcggcagcagcaggcgcGGGTCGCGGCGCTGGTCCCGGAAGAAGGCGCGGGcccgcggccaccgccgcggcggcggcggcgggttctgccgggcggaggaggcagccgccgcggcggggcggaaGCGCGtcatggtggtggtggatcAGAGCTCCGGCGCCAAGCACGCCATGATGTGGGCGCTCACCCACGTCGCCAGCAAGGGCGACTTCCTCACCCTGCTCCACGTCCTGCCGCCGCagagcgccagcggcggcggggcggacgccTCCGCGCTCGCCAACTCCCTCGGCGCGCTCTGCAAGGCCTGCAAGCCTGAG gtggaggtggaggcgcttgtGATCCAGGGGCCCAAGCTGTCGACCGTCCTCAGCCAGGTGAAGAAGCTGGAGGCGTCCGTGCTCGTGCTCAGCCAGCGCAAGCCCTCGCCTTTCTGCTG ctTCATGCGGAGCAGCGGCGAGGCGTTCGTGGAGGAGTGCATCAGCCGGGCGGAGTGCCTGACGctggcggtgcggcggcagAGCAAGGGCGTCGGCGGATACCTCATCAGCACCCGGTGGCAGAAGAACTTCTGGCTCCTGGCTTGA